Within the Musa acuminata AAA Group cultivar baxijiao chromosome BXJ2-9, Cavendish_Baxijiao_AAA, whole genome shotgun sequence genome, the region ATTTGTATTTTCTCATTGAAATGCCTGACGGCAGTGGAGATTCTTTTTCTGTACTTGTTTCATGTTCAAATATGTATATAGTCAGAACTGCTATTTATGCATTCTCCATTGTAATGGCACATAATTACCACAATGTTGATTCTTCTCTCGTCATATAATATATCTATAGCATGTTTTACAAGCATATAATAATGGTCTTCTCTTTGCAATGGTTTCTCCTATACAGCATTGCATGGTTGATGTTAGCATCTCACTCCAAAAACGGTATTAATAAGTCAATATTTGATTGGTTCGCCATTGATGCGGATGATATTAGCATCGTTTTTAGTAATGAGCGTATCTACACAGTTTTTTCTTTCGGAACTTTGAAGATAATGATGACTCGACTACAAATGAGTTTTTGATTCTCTTATTCTTTAATGAATGTGGGACTGAGTCCAAAAATCGCATACATGTCATcctacataaatatattatgtaatatatggtaaaaaaatattttctagaaTTTCTTGTATTTATCTGAGTTCAATAACGACCGTTATAATTCGTTTTTTGTTTATAACGGATCTTTGAAACGTCGACACGCATACAACGATATATATGATGCCATACACGGTAGTCACGCTCTTTTTATCTCTCTCATGCCGTCGGGCGTCAGCCTTCCCCTCCGCGTCCATCCGCCGGTCCCAGATGGCTTCGTCGCAGACCCTAAAGACCCTAAGCATTGGTGGCGAATGGACAAGGCTCGGTGTGCTTCTCCCACCGGTAGAAGGAACTACTCCAAGGCCTCTCCTCCTCTCTGCTCCTCCAATTGCCTTACCCCTCCCACCGCATTATCCGCTCTGTACAAGCCAAGTTTGAGATATGCGATCCTCGGAGCTGGATTCGCAGGACTGTCGGTGGCCTGGCATCTTCTCAAGGTCGtaattttctctttttccttcctCGCGCGTGATTCCGTTATTTTTCTTCTTGTCAGTGAAGAATTTAGCCTCGCAAGCGAGGTGTATGATGAATTGCCTGCACGAGTGGAGTGAAATTTCCTCTAGATTTAGTTGCCGTCGTCTTATTGGTTAGGGCGAAATGTCACCTACGTGCAAGAACGGGCATTTTACTGATACATTTGCGCGACACGCTATCGTCCTATGTCATGCAGCAAAGCTCTGACGATTCACGGATTTGTATAGATATTTATGATGATGCTGGGATAGGTGGTGGTGCATCTGGTGCATCTGGAGGGCTCCTTCATCCTTACTCTCCTAAAGGTGCCCATAGTTCTCTCGGATTTATGTTAAATATGTCGAAAACATAAAGTCGTATTCTTTTGAAATTTATGCAAGCTTCAGTTTCTGACCAACCTCTTGAAACAATCCATCTTGTTGCTAATTGCAGCTAAGCTTCTTTGGAGAGGTTCGGAGTGCTGGAGAGAGTGCTTAGATTTGTTAATTATTGCAAACAGAGCGGTGGAAGCCAGAGCTTCGAGTAATGCTCCTCAAGACTCATTTTGTAGCTTCAAAGAAAGAATTGTCTGGAAAAGGTAATCATTTCCACAACACATTCATACTTCATTTCCAATAGACCACCTTAGAGTTCATGTAAATATGCTGCATTTCTGTTCATACAAAACATGTAAATTTTAGACCACAAATTAGTTACATGTGGACAGTGTCCGAATGTATGTCGATCACATCTCCTCGATTCTGACTTACAGTAAGTAACAGCAGCAAATTTCTCAGATGCTTCAGTCTTTGAGGCTGATGCATGTTTTGTTCCATATTATAGGGGAATAATAAGACCTGCATCTCAGAAGAATGTTGACGTTTTGAGGGAGGTAAAACCATTTAGCATTGCAGATTGATTGTTGTTTTGTATTACTTGCTTAGTGACCTTTATTTCTTCTTCAAGTGATTAGAATGCTCAGAGTTTCTCTGAGAGTTGCTATCTGGAACTCCTAGATAGGAGTGCTGCTCGATATCTGGTGCCTGATTTGTGTGTGCCACTTGACTTAGCTGTTTATATGCCCCTGGCTATGAACATCCATCCAAAACGATATCTTCAGGTGCAAATGTGTTTCTCACTTTCTCTTATGGTTGCTTTAATCTTGGACAAAGTTTCTTTAGATGCTCACTTGGCGATTAAATATTCTTTATGTAGGCACTGTTTTTAGCATGCAATGATCTGGCAGAATGCGAAGAAAGAGAGATTTACCTATTCAAAGAATCGATCAACAGTCTCCACCAACTATCAGGTAAACAATTTATTCTGCCAATCATGCCCTCCTTTCCCTTCGACCTCTGTcgaacataaaaaatataatggaaAATTAATTCGTGTGTTGGTCAAACTCTCGTGAAGATTGATTCTTGGCAAAACATGCTTTCTTCTAGAAGTTTCGATTTGCGAGCAACTTTGATAACATGTTATCATGAAAAAGTCTTGTTAAAGTTACTTAACTGTTGCTTATTTTTCTCTAGAATATTAACCACCATGAAAAATGCAATTCACAGATATTTATATTGACTATCAGCACATTAACTCTTCAACTTATGCGTTCAAGTTCAATTCTGAATTTGACCCTGAAGTTAAAGCAATTCCACCTAAATTCTATGTGATTGTGGGAATCTAGTAAATTAGTACTTGTTTTTTCTTGAAGATTGGATTGCAGAAAATCTAAGCATCAGATACATACGTGCCAAACTTTGGGCTTTCAGGGAAAATGTTCCAATGTTTTCTGCTCGAATCATTTTCTTCTTGAATATTAGCAGATCATTGCATATACTTCATCTAATTCTAAATATGCATCCTCTCTAGTTATTTTCACCTGAAGTTATTCTAATTGTTATCTGCATGCAATGCAATCCTATATATCTATCCTATATATCTATCCTATGCATTGAAATGCTAGCATACTACCGTTGTTCTAACTTCCAGTGAGAATGTGCAGAGGAATACGACGCAGTGGTTATTTGCCTTGGTGCTAAAGTGGACAAGCTTCCACAACTCTCGGGAAAGCTTCCCCTGAGGACATGCAGAGGCGTTATTGCTAAGCTCCAATTGCCATATGATCTCCCGTATGAATCATTGCTTCCCTCAGCGTTTCTTGTACCGACAGTCAAATTTATCTTCTCACTCAAATCTTCTAATGCAATGTCTTTTGAGAGAATCATCCTGCAGAGGTGAATATGATCACCAAAGACCCTCGATCTTGTCGGACGCATGGCTTGCGTTCCGAGAACCACGGAGCGTATTGGTGGGATCAACTTGGGATTGGAATTCCAAAGATTATGCATCGAGTGTGTCGGAAGAAGAAGCTTCGAGGGCGATGGAAGAACTGATGCCGAAAGCCTCTGCCGTGTATCCACCCATACGAAACTGGACTTTTGTCGAAGCACAAGCCGGCCtgagggcgatgccaccgctgacTCCTTATGGCTCTCTCCCACTATTGGGatgtgttgatgacattattggTGAGAGCGTCAAGTGCAGGTATTGGTTGGTTGGAGGTCTGGGTTCGAGGGGACTTCTGTACCATGGATTTGTAGGGAAGTTGACGGCCCAAGCTGTGCTTTCCTCCAATGAAAGTGTTCTTCCATCTGAGTTCACCCAATGGAAAAGCATATCAAAGTGAGCCATTCAAGTTCAATCTGTTGGATGTTGAAGTTGTACACATTGCTAATTTACAGACTATTTTTCAGCAGCATAATTGTCCTCTTGCATTTGGGTGAAAAATTGGATTTTGAGGACGGGGTTTTGTGGAGTTGAGTGATGGGCGGCCACCTCTGGAAGAAGCCGAAGGAGGTGGTGAGGCGTTCGGCTATGAATCGGGGTTTTTTGTAGGTTTTCGCCGGCGACCGCGACTGTGGAGGGAGAGGCGATGAGTCCACAGGTGGAATGAGGAagctcgagagagagagagagagagagagagagagacctaccTCTTTCATCGTCCTCGACCTTCGTGGTGGCATGAGGGCGCTCGAGCGCGTCGAGGGGTGCGCCACATATTTGGATTCTGATCACCGCAAGTGAGAGTAAGAAGACGGAATTTGCACAATTTTGATAAAGTTTAAAATTTTTTAGACCACTTAACAATCTTCCTTTTGTGCGGTAAGTTCACCGATAGATTTGTAACTCTGGGTCTAACGACCGCTGTGACGTTAAGAAAACGACCATTAGGAGTTCTGGGTGCCAGCTTACCGTTGCTTTGGTGTGCGGTAACTTAACCGATCAGTTCTCTAACGCCGCATTCTAATCGCCGACGTGAGAATAAGAATACGAAATTTTGTCATGTTTCGGCCATTTACAATTTTTTTGGGCCACTCTACATCCGGTCTAGGGTTCCAACTTAGCCCGAAGGTCATGGGACCCCATTTAAAGCCCAAGAAAGCCTGCTTTGGACGACACTTTAAATCCCTAGTAATTCCAAGGAGTGTTCACCAAGCCACTTCCCTTTCTCTTCCTTCGCGCTCGTCTTCGTCTCTTCTCTCTCCTCGCTGACTGATGTCGGTACGCATTTGATCGAAAAACTAAACCCCTCGTTCTTCTCGTCTTCTGAAAGGAATCTAATGTGTGTTTTCCCTTCAGATCTTTGAGTACAATGGGAGCGCCCTGGTGGCGATGGTTGGGAAGAATTGCTTTGCGATCGCCAGCGACCGCCGCCTTGGGGTTAACCTCCAGACCGTCGCTACTGATTTCCAGAGGATCTTCAAGATCCACGACAAGCTCTACATCGGCCTCTCTGGCCTCGCCACCGACGCCCAAACCATGTGAGCTGACCTCTATCCTGGACTATTTCGTTTGCCGGACTAGGTTTTGATGTGCGAATTTGATCTCCTGCTGCCTGTTGTTGTTGGGGACATAAGGTACCAGCGGCTGGTCTTTCGCCACAAGCTTTATCAGCTGAGGGAGGAGAGGGATATGAAGCCCCAGACTTTTGCCAGCCTCGTTTCGGCTCTGCTGTATGAGAAAAGGTTTGCTCTGCAATTATAAGTTGTAAAGAAAAGATGGGTTTTGGTTATTTTTACTAGTGAGATATGGATATTTTCAGCTAAGGCGGTACTCACCTCTGAAACTTTTGATGAACATTAACCAGTGACAAGGCCTATAAAATGAATAGTTAACTATTATTTGCTACCATGGTGCTCCTTAAGCTTCAGTGTTGCTTTGATAAGTGATAAAAGTATGCAAACAAAACCAATTTATTAACATATGCAActtagttatttggatgaaagaaGAAATGACTTAAGTAggaaataacatatataatttggTTATATTCATTTGTATCATGTTCATTTGTTAAATGTTTAGTTGAAATATTAAGGTATCAGAGTTTCTTTGGATAGTTTATGATAATAAACATTAATTGATTGTGAACATCTTTAAAATGCTTTAACCATATGAAAGATATGCATGCACTCTAGAACTGAAGAATCATATCTGCTACTTGACCATTTTTTCCTGttgtattttttgttttttgatcTGCTTTTAATTTTCGTTAGCTTCTTTTCAATTCCATATTGATGTTCTCACAGAAGAATTGTCTTGTTACTTTGGCTCTGGTTGTAGATTTGGTCCATACTTCTGTCAGCCTGTAATTGCTGGACTAGGTGACGATGATGTTCCATTCATTTGTACCATGGATTGCCTTGGTGCCAAGTATGCATCTTTTTCTCTTGCCTTACCCATGGATCATTCTTAAATATTGCTTTAAACAATTTCAACTTACAACACATACAGCTATTTTTATTGTAATTGACGGCTATTTTGTTAACCTTATTATTGCCTATGTATATTTACCAActaatgtgtgtgtatatataaagtATATAACTAAATAAAGTTGTTAGTagagtgtgtatatatgtatatcaacTAAAATATTCCTATACTCTTGGGCAtttttattctctcttttttGTTTGTGCTTCATGTTGAAAGTTTAATATTGTACTGACATTTTACATGATTGCATCTCTGTAGGAAATCATCCTAAACATTTGTAATTATAAGTTACTCCCAGAAGAAATTTAAATGTATCTACTGCAAGATGTACTGTAATATCATTTCATAGAAAAGATTAGTGATGCTTCCTGCATGTTTTAAGGTACAGGATTTTGTAGGAGTTGAGGTAGTGTGTACGTTGTTGAATCAATCAGAAAGTTTCTCTGAAGTAATTTTCATGTAACAaacttaataatttcaaatagatCTTGGTACAGAATGATTTTCAGGTGAATCCTTAGATTTGAAATAGATTGTCATCTATTTTGTTGGCTTCTATTTTCATATGTTGTATATGGTCTTTCTAGATTgtcacaaaacaaaacaaaaaacaagCCATAATGTCCAAACTATTTGGGCTGGCCCCATGGATCTTTTAGTGTCTATCTATTATTTAATATATCACAGATATCTCTTGAAATTTCTTCATATCAACAAATTTCTATGTTTGTCATGTATATTGGCATATAGGTGCTTCTCTGGTTCCTTGTTTTCATAACAAGTCTCATATGTATTCTTGTAATGGTCCTAAATGCATTGCTTCATGCAGTTTTATGAATATACCTCATGATAAGTACACCACTTTTTTGCATAGTTCTAGCTTTATTGTGTTCATGAGAAACTCTCAAACAAGATGGAGGCACAAGTATGCATTGCTGTGCTTGGTGCATGCTTTGCTCTTAGCTTCTTAGAATACAAAATACAACACTGGTGGACCTTGAAAAAATGTTCATAGAACTAGTTAGAACAAATAACTATATTTTGTCCTACATGTGCTCATAGGTGTTCTGTCGCACATAATGCCCTGACAGTCACTGAGTAGTACTTTATTTGGAAAATGAGAGATTACTATGTCTTGTTGAGTTGGTTAATGGAAAGAGACCCAAGTGAAATTGGTGCAATcaacatagggaatttcgaattaGGCATCTTGGTGTACTGAGGAGATTGTGGCAACTGATAGTTCAATCACACATCTTTTTTGCTCTGTTTTCTTCTACCATGTTTACAACTTTTCAATAAACTCATATTACTTGTTTGTGTTGTTGCTACATCTCATTGATGCTCTGTCTATCTCTGCACTCgtagaaaaatattctttttgcaGTTAGCAAGTCAAATATTATAGACAACAATAAAAAATGACTGATGCTTTACTCAATAACCATGACCATTGAAGAGATCCTAGTACATTCTATAAAACATATTAAAAAagccacacatatatatatatatatatatatatatatatatatatatatattataaaacacAATGAAACACACACTATATATATTCATGCCGTTTAGTGGATGTTTACTTGGGTGCAGGGAACTTGCCAAAGATTTTGTCGTCTCTGGTACAGCCTCAGAGTCTCTTTATGGTGCTTGTGAATCCATGTACAAGCCTAACATGGTAACTTACTATCTTGGAGTACTTGATCTGACAGTATGTATGTTCCCCACCTTAACTTGGATTCATTTAGCCAATTGATCTTTTCTGAAACATGCAAAACTCTAGGAATTATTACGTCAATGCTAATTCTTATAGTATTGATAGGTGTAAGTGAGCTTATAGAGAAGCTTTATTTGGACTTTTTTTTTCTGGTTTTCCTTGCGGTATCCGGAACTTAAAAAGCTAGATGTCTCTTTTGATGGTGAACCATCTTATCTGTTTACATCTGCCATGCATCCAGGAAGTTGCAAGAGATGGGTGTTGAAAGCATGTTTTTTTAGGCCttgtattttaattttttgagGATGTTGTTCCCGAGAAATCACTTCTTCAGATGAAACTTTGGGGTTCAGATAAACAAgcattatttcttttctttctacctAGTCCTCCAACCAGAACAAGTGATTCACCTTTTAAACAGAAGAAAGGGTTGCATTCTCAACACTTTTACCCACTCTCTTGTGTCACACTAAGTATGGTGCTGTGCACATCAACCAATGTTGACCACCACAGCCAACCTACCACGTTGCCCACTAGTTTATATGTGCCGAAGCAGAGTTGTCTGCCACGTGAAATCGAGCTATCCATGATCTTCCCTCATATACTCCACTGACAAAATTAGAACAGCACGTGGTTTGGGAATTTTGTTCCTTATGGGAACGTGAGTCGGCAACTTGTGTTCTGGCCCAAACAGGAGCCAGGACCCCAAAAGGAAATCTGCATAGAGCATTGATGCAGTGAATGTTGATGTTAAATGAATAATTAGGTAATTAACTTTTTAATTGTGTCTGCAATTTGAATGGATGAGAGAATGGATAGACTGTAAATAGTTAAACTATACTCTTTTTCTGGTTGTTTTTGTTGACtgctttacttttttttttgtagaatttTTTTAGTAATGAAATTCTTAGTTTTTTATTTAGATTAATTCCTTGGATTTTCTTGTTAGTCAAAATAGGACACCCTGTTTAGCAGGGGCTACTCCTAACAATTTGGTATTAGAGTAATACCGATCTACAggagcaagcatgacattaagggCTTCTCTACTGACACATTGAATGAGGGAATAACATGGGTGATTGGGGGCAACAGAGGAGCGCAGATCGCTCCGTAATGTTCAAGTAGGTTCGATACTTGGGTACTCCAAAGGTGTGATTGCACGAATATGAGAGTTTGTATTGCTAGAAGTATGTAAAAGCATTATTGATTtagtttctttattttttaaatgcATGTCACAACATGGTAAAACAATGAAATAATACAATTCCTTTATGTAGTAAAAGGAATTCAGATTAAATTTGGGGACATTTAAATAACACATGGAAGAAGGAACCAGTACAGTTTGCGTGCTTTTTGTTTGTTCATGTTCTTATCTGCACTTGTTGGtgacttctctctctttcttgaagCTAGCAGCATGTCTAAACATTGTTCTTTCTTCTTACTAGGAACCTGAAGAATTGTTTGAGACAATCTCACAAGCTTTATTATCGTCTGTGGATCGTGATTGTTTGAGTGGTTGGGGAGGGCATGTCCTTCTTGTGTAAGTCTGATGATACTCTATTTGGTTACTCTTAGATCATTTATGTTTTTGTTTCTTGTAGGATTCTAGTAAATATGTAAAAACAGATTTGTCCATTGTCTCTATGCTGCAAGCTTTATCTTTGAATTCTGAAGGCATGTATGCACATGGCAACCAAAAGAAATAAGACTAAATGCACTAGAAAATCTGTTCCcttctgtttttttcttttcttttcttttcttatagaTGGCATCAAGCACGTGCATCATAGAGCTTCCGACATCCCATCAATCTAAAATCATCATATCCATTCACCAAATTCTTTTTTCATTCTTTGCAGGACACCAACCGAAGTGCAGGAAAGAACCTTAAAGGGAAGGATGGATTAAGTCTGATATAAATTGAACATAAGTTCATATTTTCCTTGAATTCTGCTTTCCTTGGTGGAAGCCAGCAGACTGTAATTTTGTCTTTAAGGCCATAATGTGAGACTGTAGTTCTTGGATCAGTTTCTTCTGGTTAAAAAAATTGTGTTTCCGTTATATAAGCTGAGCAACGGTGATGAGATATGATTGTCTTGTTTGCTTACATGGAGATAAAAAAGCAAAGGTAATCATTCACAAAGTTGGCATGTCATTTTGTCGAGTTTATTTCGTTTCATTCAAGTTAAAAATAACTGGTATGTTGTTTTGTGAAATTTGATTAATTCAATGAAATTATTTTATTGTCAGCTGCTCAAAGCCTTGTTAGTATCCTGATATTTACTTTATTGAGAATTAGCAGACTTTTCTAGGGTTATATTAACTTCATTCAAATTCCGTTTAGAATTTTTATCTCCTAATTTATTAAGGTTTCTCTAAATGTCAATTGATTGTATATTTGCTAGCTTTGTGGTTCTTTTAAGCATGCAGTGTAGAATGATAGTCCTGCTGGCcatttattttgtatttttattctCTTATTTCTAGGAGGATTTTGGTTGATCTTATGCTTCATATTTAAGGTACAGAAACGGGACGCGCACTCCCAACCCCACAGGAATTGGAGCATAGACGAGGAGCCCATTAACACACGCCAACATCAGGCAAGTAAATAAATGTTTCCTAGTAAGATCGATCAATTTAGTCTGGCATATCATAAGACGTCACATAATCTCCACGCATACAAATAGAAAAAACAGCACTTTCATGTCtctttatgcatatatatatttatatatatgctttGCTTTATACGGTGTAGTGCTGCTGTATCGTCTCAATGTCCAATCCCTTGAGCTTCACGACCGACTCGACGTGGCCTTTAAGCGTGTGCAGTTCCCTTAGCCTGCATCATATACGTTTGATTGCATTCATCATCCCTCATGTAATTGCTACTGGCATGAAATCCATCTTACTACAAGTTTAACGCAGGTCAGATTGGTGGATTACCGGGCAACCTCGGCGCGCTTCTTTGCCTGCTCCGCGATCTCCGACAGCTCCCTGTAGCTGCTCTTGTCGTTGAAGAGTCCGGGGGTGTCCGCCGGCTGCAGGCCGTGCAGGGTGCGCTGCGCCAGAGCCCACTGCGCCTCCCTCTCGCCCCGCCCGTAATCCTTCTTCGTGGTGAATGCCGTCTGCAATCATATGGTGGAGTATGGGGTGAGATGCATGTGCCGCAATGGCCTTCATCAGATACCGGGAAGAAGGAAG harbors:
- the LOC103997836 gene encoding uncharacterized protein LOC103997836 isoform X1, which gives rise to MDKARCASPTGRRNYSKASPPLCSSNCLTPPTALSALYKPSLRYAILGAGFAGLSVAWHLLKQSSDDSRICIDIYDDAGIGGGASGASGGLLHPYSPKAKLLWRGSECWRECLDLLIIANRAVEARASSNAPQDSFCSFKERIVWKRGIIRPASQKNVDVLRENAQSFSESCYLELLDRSAARYLVPDLCVPLDLAVYMPLAMNIHPKRYLQALFLACNDLAECEEREIYLFKESINSLHQLSEEYDAVVICLGAKVDKLPQLSGKLPLRTCRGVIAKLQLPYDLPGEYDHQRPSILSDAWLAFREPRSVLVGSTWDWNSKDYASSVSEEEASRAMEELMPKASAVYPPIRNWTFVEAQAGLRAMPPLTPYGSLPLLGCVDDIIGESVKCRYWLVGGLGSRGLLYHGFVGKLTAQAVLSSNESVLPSEFTQWKSISNSIIVLLHLGEKLDFEDGVLWS
- the LOC103997836 gene encoding uncharacterized protein LOC103997836 isoform X2, producing MRSSELDSQDCRWPGIFSRAKCHLRARTGILLIHLRDTLSSYVMQQSSDDSRICIDIYDDAGIGGGASGASGGLLHPYSPKAKLLWRGSECWRECLDLLIIANRAVEARASSNAPQDSFCSFKERIVWKRGIIRPASQKNVDVLRENAQSFSESCYLELLDRSAARYLVPDLCVPLDLAVYMPLAMNIHPKRYLQALFLACNDLAECEEREIYLFKESINSLHQLSEEYDAVVICLGAKVDKLPQLSGKLPLRTCRGVIAKLQLPYDLPGEYDHQRPSILSDAWLAFREPRSVLVGSTWDWNSKDYASSVSEEEASRAMEELMPKASAVYPPIRNWTFVEAQAGLRAMPPLTPYGSLPLLGCVDDIIGESVKCRYWLVGGLGSRGLLYHGFVGKLTAQAVLSSNESVLPSEFTQWKSISNSIIVLLHLGEKLDFEDGVLWS
- the LOC103997836 gene encoding uncharacterized protein LOC103997836 isoform X3 — encoded protein: MPLAMNIHPKRYLQALFLACNDLAECEEREIYLFKESINSLHQLSEEYDAVVICLGAKVDKLPQLSGKLPLRTCRGVIAKLQLPYDLPGEYDHQRPSILSDAWLAFREPRSVLVGSTWDWNSKDYASSVSEEEASRAMEELMPKASAVYPPIRNWTFVEAQAGLRAMPPLTPYGSLPLLGCVDDIIGESVKCRYWLVGGLGSRGLLYHGFVGKLTAQAVLSSNESVLPSEFTQWKSISNSIIVLLHLGEKLDFEDGVLWS
- the LOC135583322 gene encoding proteasome subunit beta type-3 isoform X1; translation: MSIFEYNGSALVAMVGKNCFAIASDRRLGVNLQTVATDFQRIFKIHDKLYIGLSGLATDAQTMYQRLVFRHKLYQLREERDMKPQTFASLVSALLYEKRFGPYFCQPVIAGLGDDDVPFICTMDCLGAKELAKDFVVSGTASESLYGACESMYKPNMEPEELFETISQALLSSVDRDCLSGWGGHVLLVTPTEVQERTLKGRMD
- the LOC135583322 gene encoding proteasome subunit beta type-3 isoform X2, with amino-acid sequence MSIFEYNGSALVAMVGKNCFAIASDRRLGVNLQTVATDFQRIFKIHDKLYIGLSGLATDAQTMYQRLVFRHKLYQLREERDMKPQTFASLVSALLYEKRFGPYFCQPVIAGLGDDDVPFICTMDCLGAKELAKDFVVSGTASESLYGACESMYKPNMVTYYLGVLDLTV